The genome window ACCTTTTTAAGCCTAAGACTAGAAAACGGGAGTGACGCATTTTTACTTACTGCTGAATCCGGTCATTTGGAATTATTGGAATATCTCCTTGAGCTAAAACCTGAGTTTATAGATTCAATAGATAAAGATGGATGTAATGCATTTCTACTTGCTGCTTCTAAAGGCAGATTAGAAGTAATGGAATATCTCTTACAGCTACAACCAGAGTTTATTAATTCAATTAGTAGTATAAGAGGAAATAATGCTTTCTTGATTGCCGCTATATATGGACATTTAGATGTGATAAAATACCTCTTACAACTGAAACCTGAGTTTATCAATTCATCAAATAAAAATGAAAGTAATGCTTTCTTACTTGCTGCTTGGAATGGAAACTTAGATGTGATGAGATATCTC of Candidatus Jidaibacter acanthamoeba contains these proteins:
- a CDS encoding ankyrin repeat domain-containing protein; the encoded protein is MKRSSQNDFNPSPLKLKKPDEAYYESLKDKMENGSEEEILNLINYISVTQLLAIKDERLGGNVFLWAASRGFKEVITQILSIDSNMIDTFLSLRLENGSDAFLLTAESGHLELLEYLLELKPEFIDSIDKDGCNAFLLAASKGRLEVMEYLLQLQPEFINSISSIRGNNAFLIAAIYGHLDVIKYLLQLKPEFINSSNKNESNAFLLAAWNGNLDVMRYL